One Arachis hypogaea cultivar Tifrunner chromosome 18, arahy.Tifrunner.gnm2.J5K5, whole genome shotgun sequence genomic window, aactttactgatgaaatatactaggtgctgtccgacctcgtcttctcttatcaggaCCGACGAGACGGCCTTGTCTGCTACAGataagtataggacgaggtcttcccCAGCTATAGGTCGGGtcagaataggaggttggctcaagaatattttgaactcttggaatgcctcctcgcattccggagtccattcgaattgacatccctttctcaataaggagaacagtggaagggattttagtgctgatcctgccaagaatctggagagggctgcaagtcggccgttcagctgctggacctctcttaaacaggtcgggcttttcatctccaggatagctctacacttgtcgggattagcttcaatccctctttgtgttagcataaaccctagGAATTTTCCTACCTCTACTGTGAAGGCACACTTtgagggatttagtctcatcccgtgtagccttatggtgttgaagacttgtgagaggtccgCCAAGAGGTtgacttctttcttggtctttaccagcatgtcgtcgacgtatacttccattaagcTTCCAAGGTGAgaggcaaacaccttattcatcagcctctggtatgtggcccctgcatttttcagtccgaatggcatgaccacgtagcaaaaattagctctgggcgtgatgaatgatgttttctcctggtctggttcatacatcgggatttggttataccccgagtaggcgtccatgaacgacaagtattgataccccgagctggagtccactaggGTGTCAATACTtggcagtggataagggtccttgggacatgccttatttaagttggtgtagtcgacacacattctccatttgccattttgttttttgactagcactacattggctagccatgttgggtacttgacttctctaatgaagccggcttctaggagcgcttgtacttgctcctctactattagggctcgctcggggccgagcttgcgtcttctttgttgtacaggtcgggaccccgggtaaaccgagagcttatgggacatgagttcggggtctatccctggcatgtcggaggccttccaggcgaagaggtcggagttatctcttaggagcttagtcaacccttgttttagggtttcccctaggttggcccctatgtgagtattttttcCCTCCTCCTCTCCaacctgtatctcctcggtttttcctcccggttgtggaCGCAGCTCCTCTCTAGCCCTTGCGCCTCCGAGCTCTACTGTGTGAACTTctctgccttttcctctcaggtttaggctttcattgtagcattttcttgccaatttctgatctccccttaccgttgctatccccgctaaggtcgggaatttcatacaaaggtgaggagtggataccaccgctccgagtcgattaagggtagctctgccaattaaagcattatatgctgaccctacctcgatgactatgaagtctatgctcagagttttttatttttccccctttccaaaagtggtgtggaggggcaaaaatcctagtggctttattggcgtgtcgcctagtccatataaggtgtcggggtaggctcttaattctttctcatccaaccctagtttgtcgaaagcgggcttaaaaaggatgtccgctgagcttccttggtctactagggttctgtggagatgagcATTTGCTaagatcatagttattaccactggatcatcgtgtctagggattattccttgcccatcttcttttgtgaatgaaatggtgggGAGATCGGATGACTCtcctccgacctggtagactctcttgagatgtcttttgcgagaggatttggtgagtccccctcccgcgaaccctcctgagatcatatggatatgtctctccggggtttgtggtggtgggtctcttctatccacgtcgtctcgctttctcttcccatggccgtccgacctttctatgagatctCTGTCGAgtcgaccttctctggccagcttttctatcacatttttgaggtcgtaacagtcatttgtgggatgaccatatattttatggtactcacagtagtcaccgcagctccccccttttttatttttaataggtcgGGGAGGaggcagcctttcagtattgcaaatctctctgtatacatccactatggaaacctttagaggagtataagagtgatatttccttggtCTGTCGAGACCGAGTTCCTCCTTCTTCTTGGTTTCCCTCTCCCTTTCTTTTGATGGGAGAGAGTGCCCAGGTCGCCAGCTCAGGTCTCTCAACttggcattttcctccatgttgatgtacttttcagctctttcctgtacatcgctTAGGGAGAtggggtgtctttttgatatggactgtgagaagggaccttctctgagtccattgactaaccccattatgactgcctcggtgggcaggtcttgaatctctaaacatgccttgttgaacctttccatataggctcgtaaggattctcctatctcctgttttattcccaggaggcttggtgcatgttttactttatctttttggatagagaacctcatcaagaacttccttgagaggtcttcaaagctggtAACCGACCTCGGgaggaggctgtcgaaccacttcatcgctgctttcgacaaGGTTGTCGGAAAAGCTTTACATCGCGTAgcatcagaagcatcagccagatacatccgacttttaaaattgctcaaatgatGCTTCGGATCagtggttccatcgtagaggtccatatcggggcttctaaagtttctcggaacttttgccctcattatgtcctcactaaaaGGATCTTCCCCTCCTAGGGGCGATTCTTCTCTACTGTCACGGGAGTTCCGACCTTTGAGGgtggattctaactttaagagttttttctctaactcttttcgtcgatcCATCTCCTCTCTTAGGTGTTTTTCTATCTCCctttgtcgctcccgttcctgTTCTAGTTGTTCCAAACGACTTTGGTGGACATGGACTAATCCCATAAGCTCAGTTGCGTGGGACTGTCCGTCTTTCTCTGACTCACGGCCTTCagaggaattcaccttcgggGTTTTGACTCCGGAGGTTCCTTCTTTGTGTTGATCGTTGGTTTCCTGATGGAGGGTTAGGTCCGCGTCATTATTTCcggtgtccagattctcttgttcagaatctgtttcCACATGACCCTCCTcaggggatctgtccgccatcattggttgatctctcgggtccccggtaatggcgccaatgttacggtaggtaaccggagattaatgggctggatggcgctggttggcccaatcgtctgagggaGGAAGCCTTTGTCAGGGTCTGCGCCttgggggcctccgtccgacttgtgagtatgaGTGAAtgaggggtggtacctgcaaagacactccgatgcctaagtcagcaaaggggttaacaggtctagagagtattggaaccTAGAGATACCTgaagggtgtcagtgtatttatagtggtgatccaataaccaccattggagtagtgccacttttctagggtgttaaccgtccctttatcttagggaagttaagatatggctcgtggaagtggttagagagattctaggggcagttactcattcaaatgagtgcttatctgccagctaaccctcgttccCGACTTCCTTAGAGCAAGTCGACACGAGTACCGACTTTGTAGTGGCTGATCTGGTGAAAGGTGAggtcaaccctttgggttgggcctttttacTTGGACCCTGGGCCTTAATCGTTgggccaggatatgaacagtaATCAACACTTTCTTTCTGTGCAAATCCTTTTGCTACTAACCTAGCTTTGAATCTTGTACCATCTGACTTAGTaggatctttttttcttttatacacCCACTTACAACCAATTACAGTTTTTCCCACGGGCAATGGGACCACATCCCATGTCTTGTTCTTATGAAGAGATTGCATCTCTTCCTCCATAGCGACAAACCAACTCTCTCTATCTTTGTCTTTGATAGCATGTTTGAAGGTGACCGGCTCATCATCCTCCACTGAGAGTGCATAATCTACCAAGTTTACCTGCCCATAATGTCTCAAAGGCTTGTCTGACCCGAACTTCTGAACAAATTTATAATTCCTCTTTGGCCTAGTAGATGCCAAAGAATCCTGCTGCAGCTGTTGTAATGCATGTGCATTTTCTCGCTGAATTTTCTCATGATCAAGTTCATCCTCTGCGTCATCTCGAGTAGCATTAGGATGCTCCACCTGAACATTACTAGAGTCTATTTGTTGGTACTTAGACTCTATCTCCACCACTTGAGTATTTGAAGTTTTTTCAACATCACCATCATCTGGCACCATATCTTTAGACAAAGCTACCATAGATCGTTCATCAAAGGTAACATCCCTGCTAATTACAAACTTAGAATCATTTACACTCTAAAGGCGATAGCCTTGAACCCCTCTTGGATACCCCAAAAAGATTGCCTTCTTTGCTCTATCATCAAGCTTATTATTTTTGACATGATAATAGGCTGTGCATCCAAAGACTCTGAGTTTCTCGTAATCTACATGTTCCCCTGACCACACCTTATAAGGTGTGTTTCCAtctagagaagaatgtggggatcGATTCACTATGTAGCAAGCTGTAGCAACTGATTTTGCCCACCATTCTCTGCCTAACCCGAAATTAGAGCGCATACACCTTGCCTTCTCAAGTAGTGTACGATTCAGTCGTTCGGCGACTCCATTTTATTGTGGTGTTTCTCTAACTGTCTAGTGTCTTGTAATGCCTTCTCGGTCACAGAACTCCTTGAAAGCCCCATCCGTGTACTCTGTGTCATTATCAGATCGTAGAGTTTTTAGCTTCCTACCTGTTCGGTTTTCAACCATTGCTCTCCACCGTTTAAAAGTATCGAATACCTCATTCTTATGTTTGAGGAAGTAAATTCAAACATACCTcgaataatcatcaacaaaagtaacaaaatacctGGAACCACACTTGGAAGTAACTTTAGCCGGGCCCCAAACATCAGTATGCACGTAGTCTAACAACTCTCTGCTTTTATGCTTGCTTGTAGAAAACTTCACCCTatgtgcctttccatacacacaaTGCTCACAAAATTCCATTTAtggtttcttcatatttttcagcAAACCTTGTCCACAAAGCAATGATAGACCTTTCTCTGACATATGTCCAAGCCGCATGTGCCATATTCTTGTGCAATTTGTTTGATCTCTACTTCCACCGATTCCAACTGCTAACTCACCTGTGACTGTTGTccccaaaagagaataaagattacCGTGACGAACTCCCTTCATCACTACCAAAGAACCACGAATAACTTTTAGTACCCCATTTTCCGCAACTATTTTGCAACCATTTTTCTCCAACAAACCTATGGAGATAAGATTTTTTCGCAAGTCTGGAATATGTTTCACATCCTTTAAGGTTCTTATTATTCCATCATACATCTTAATTTTTATAGTACCCAACCCCACAGTTTACAAGCATGATCATTGCCCATTAAAACTGTGCCACCATTTATGCTTTCATAGGTAGTAAACCACTTCCTATTTGAACACATATGGTGAGAGGCTCCTGAATCAAGAATCCACTTACCGGAGATTTCATAAGATTGTTCTGTTACAGAGTAACAATCCTCCTCATCATTTGAGACGTAGCTTGCTTCTTACTTTTCTTTCGGGTTGTCGTTGTCATTGTTCTGTTTCTTGAAAGTTATCTTCTTATTTGGACAATTTGctttgaagtgtccagcctcacCACATTTAAAGCATGTTCTCTCTGCGTGAGGTCTAGATTTTGGCCTAGACTTTCCACGCTTATTACCTTTTCCTCTTTCATTAGTCCTTCCTCTAGCCGCGAACAATCCTTGTGCTTGATCATTATACTCTCTTCCATTTGAAGATGACATTACACTTGTAGCAACCTTACGTAGATTATCTGCTAAAAGTGATGCCCTCGTCTCATCCATGGTCAGAGTGTCACCCACCAGCATCAATGTCTGCACCAGATTTTCATAGGACTTCGGTAATGAAAGTAACAATATGAGTGCCAGGtcttcatcatcaaccttcacaTCTATATCCTTTAAGTTTGATATGATCCTATCAAACTTATTGATATATTCTCGGATTGAGGTGCCTTCCTCCATCTTGCATGTATACAATTTGGATTTTAAGTAGATCCTGTTAGTTAGAGTCTTTGTCATGAAGTTACTCTCTAACTTTAACCAGACGCCTGCTGCAGTTGCTTCTTCATTCACCAAGAAAGCAACATCCCTCTCAAGGAATAAGATTATTGCAGCCCGTGCCTCAAGATCTAATTCTTCCCAATCCTCATCTTTCATTCCTTCTGGCTTTTTCTCTTTTCCCGCTAGTGCCTTGTGTAACTTCTGTGATATAAGCAGATTTTTCAtctgcatcctccaataggaaaaattattttttccatTGAACTTTTCGATTTCATATTTGCCTACTTTGACATTACTACTAGTAGAAGTcattatattcaaaattgaattttaccactcaaataatgaataatataacgttggctcttgataccaattgttgagtctgcagcgaaattttgacttctaatagatagaaagtaatatgaaattgaacactaCCCACAATAATGCACTAACTATAACAAAGCCAATATGAGAAAATAGGATGTGAATtaactttcttttttatttgatgatGTTTTAACTAGATTATTACAGAAATATATATAGTATCATCTATACTATAATTTTAATGAATGAGAATAGTTTCCTCCTATGAAAACTCCCTACAAGTTCTTTTCTATTAAAACTCCTTGCAAATCTTATTTTACTCCCTAAGTTTGCTCTtaacctttcttttttttttttttaccaaaaataggagactcgaacccacaacctcttagatgagtatggaaagattatgccatttgagctataactcattggcgcTCTTAACCTTTCTTTTATTCTCACAGCATTGCTTCTTGATATGTatatgattttaatattttatacacATTCAAGAGATGGTAAAGACAAAGTAATTAGAGGTTGAAAGAGCCAAACAATGCACCTCTTGTTAGCCTTATTTCATGAAAttattttatgcttttgattgAACATCTATCTTTCATTCAATTAATCCACTCAATATCTTAGTTTCAATATATGATTTCTATATAATTTCTAACatttacaaatttttaaagtgtaaaaatcaaattataattttattaaaaatataggaATTAATTATGTAATTTAACTTAtagtttataatatataataactattaTATTATAACTATAATTCAAGGAGTATTATAATTTATTGTTGCTATTCAACATAGAAATTAAGATATTTAAGAGAATATAGATGAGATCATAACTTTTacatttaaacaaataaaaatcatTAAAAGATCAATAATATTTCCAATTACAAATGGTGATTTGCAAGGATGACAATATCTTTCGGAGTAAGTTACTTATGGATTCTAATTTCTATATGAAATTCAAGTCCATTGATTGCTTTTAGTAgaattatatatatgtgtgtgtcgATGTACAGGGGTATTGTTTCAACAATCTATTTaagatttattaaaataaattttgctaCCTTTTCTATCACTTAAAAGTTTGAACcttaacaaaattcaaaaattcatacTAATATTTActtaatcaattaattttatactttttcAACTAATAATCCACTCGTTAAAAAGCGCAAATTAACAGATAAACTATAAGAGAATCCAATTTTTCCCACACGTATAAGCTACATGCCCATACAAATATGATTAGCATTAGTTTATCAAATCCGTGACCTCTTTATACCATGCTTGCATGTGGTCTTTCCGCCCGTATGCTACCTAGCCCTAGGTAAAAAATTTGAGGtgtcacaataaaaaaatatcatgtgtctaaaattaattttcaccttagtttttttttaagaataaattaccatttgtatccatgaaaGATACAGACACTGACAAATGtatccatataagaataaaacgacaattgtacCCACGGAAGATAGCTTCCGTGTGCCAAGAATACCCTAACGGACCAATTGTGTAACCAACGTCCGGGTACTCTTGGCACACGGAAGCTATCTTTCGTGAttataattgtcgttttattcttatatagaTGCATTTGTCAGCATCTGTATCTTTTATGGAtataaatggtaatttattctttttttaatataaaactaTCCTACCTAtacattaaaatcaattattaatatatatattaaaatataaaatatatatataaataaattaaataatctatgtatttatatacaaatatataataattaattttaatgactaattttaatatatacaattttttttgtttaatatatGATATGATTCATGATAAATAGAAGATTATATTGAAGGAGATTATTTCCATAGCATATTAAATCTAGTGTAAGATTTTCTTCGTGTACTAGAAAAGATGCCACTGGTTTTTGCATTTGTGAAGAGACTAACCCAACCCATATTTAGTTCAATGACCTTGAACCAGGATCATAGTCATCCCTCCAACAGGACACAAAAGAAGGTGACATTTTGCCAAATCTATTTAACCTTATTTGATAGCTGTCTTGAGACATAAATAATATACAAAACactcagaaatataaatttatttataaatgatACAAATTCAtatacaaaaacaaagaaaatgtctTTGTTGTACAACAAAATTTGCccaatttttgtttattaaaaaactTAGTATAATTGGGGTAAGGATAGTTTGTTTTGTCTCTGTCTTTATCTCTgtattttctattctaaaacactTACTAAACGTTGCATTATATATCTCCAAATGGATTTCTTCCCTTCTTCGAAAAAGGATTTGGAGTGGTTTGTGTCATATACTCACCACTTGAAAGCTTCATGGTGCTTAGGGATCCAAAAACACTTTCATCATCACTTGTACTAGCAGCTCTTTCAAATCTACAAGAACCATTTCAAAATTTAGCCTTAGAGCAAGAACCATGTCAAAATCTAAGTTATTAGATGAGTTTCTACACGATGTACAAAAGAAGAtagatagtaaaaaaatatttcttttttagaACAACATTAGGTGTATATATGAGGCGTTAGATCTCATGTCGACTGACATCCCTTTGTAGATCCCTCTTAGATTGATTTTAAACTCCATTCAATGATGAATCGGCTGTAAGTCGGCACGAAAATCATACAATAAATAACACAACTCAAGGTTTCATGCTGCCTATTTTCATCACATTATCCACATTTCCACTTCTCTAGTACCTCTTCAAGTACATGGAAGATGATTAGTACAATGTTTTAAGAATAATAAGAAACCAGCCTGTTACATTGTATCATAGTTGTATTCAACATAATATCTAAAGGAATAAGATTTACCTAGGAGGTTGCATGTTAttaacttggccaaagtatgcaCCTGAAAGGATAGAGTTAGAAATAACtataactaaattaaactaagaaaacatttcatcagaaaatgaaagatgaaaaAGGGCAATACTATTGGGAAATCCAGATGCAGATTGTGGATGAACAAGTGGAGATCCAAAACTTGTGGACTGAGGAACCATTCCCGAAGACCCATAACTTGAAGCATGCATTAGTCCTGCTCCGGGAGATACAGGTAGGGTACATGACATATTGGGAAGCTGCAGACAAACAATGTTTATTGTCTTAATACAAATATGTGAATTCAAAATTCAGAGAAAAGCGTTATCATGTGCCAACTTGATAATTATTTCTTTACTACTTAGTTTCAAAATAACGTTCAATTTGAACTAAGTGATGCATTgtctaactaaaaaatatattgattTTATGTTCAATGTACCACCACAATGTCCCAATTGACAGTTATTTTGAAACGAATGGAATAACTATTTACTATTGCCATAGAAGTTTAATGTCTAGTTGAAGAAAAGGTAAAATAAGTAAATCTATCTAAGAAAGCAGACAAATTTTGAAGCAGAAATATACAGAAAGGCTATCAGATTCACTGTAATAAGTCAAAACAGTTCTAATGTTTGCACATACTGATAAGGTGTGGGCTAAAGGTTTGTCCTCAGTTGCTGCAAATGGATTTGATGAGGATCTTGCTGCAATAGGGAATGCTGAGGGGGACTGCAAatgaaaaaaatcaacaaaatcatAATACACACAGAaaccaaaagagaaaagaatattgTTGGATTAAGCATTTACCACTAGGCCAGAAATCTATTGGTAGCTTTTGGCATAGTGATAATTGCTCGTTCCAACAAAAAGATAAATGAAATGATGATCTGCATAGGATATACCGGTGCATTAGGATAATACTGTAAGCCATATCCCATTCCATGGTGTTGAGGTTGATCATTTTGCCAACCTGAAAGTGGTGTAGGAGGGCCAGATAAGTAGCTTGAAGAGAAAAGGTCCTGCAGAGAATTCATTCATGCCTTAAGGTTCTCTGAGTtcttaagagaaataaaattatacaatACAAGGTAGCAGCTCATCTATTACCTCTGGAAGTTCCATTCTTCCAGTAGACCTGTTTTCTACTGTTGAAGGTTTTAAGCCAACACCAGATTTGGTTTCTTGAGTTGGTTTTGAGTTGGTCTGAGGAGAGAGTTCAGTGAAAGCACTGGAGGGATCATGTGAATTTAGAACATCTGATTGCTGCATATAAACAAATTCAGAAACTTGAGTAACTTTGCAAGCaacaaacaataacaactaagtcTTATCCCACTAGATGGAATCAGCTAGATATAGGTCAAAATTTCCATAATACCCAGAGATATATCATATTTATATCTTAAGCTGCCTAACTATTTGCTATCTGATCTACTCTCCAAACTAGAGCCTCCGTGCCTTCTCCAAACATTTCTGTAATTTACAGTACCCAAACTCTACTCTTTTTACTTTATATCCACAAATGTTAACATCAAGGTCTAAAATTAAGGCTATCAAATAGCCAGACATAGTTGACATTTAGTTTCTCACCATATCATTTGGAGCTATAGGTGTGATTGGTGTACTTGTTGGTTGTGCTGTAGAGCTACTACCTACTGATACTGCAGGAGAGAATTGCATGCTTGGTGATGTCTGCCAATCTAAGACTTTGTTGGACTCTTCTCTATGATTTATCTCATCATTTGAAGGCAAAGCATTAGAAGGTTGTTCCATCTCATTGGCTTGGATCGGTATAATAGACCAAGCATCACTACTGGTTGGTGAAGCAGTTGCCTCGGATATTGGAAAAGGTGGCAAGTGCTGCAAATCCCCATGTGTGCTCGAATTTTCTACAGGCACAATTGTTAGATCATTGTTAAAAGTTGAGACCGTAGACATGTCCCCAGTTGTTGCAACCAATGGACCTGACAATTCAGAAAGTAAGAAATCTAAGGAATTTGTATGTGTTGCTTGAGGTGTTGTCATTGTTACAGAAGATGTGAATATATTTGTGTTTGAGATTTTGTTTTCGGCAGCATTAGCGACTGGAAAATCTTCAAATATAGCCCAGTTTTCTTCAATTGGTTGTGATATAGACTGCATTTCTGGTACAGAAGCAGCGTTAGAGGCCTGCAATTAGTACCCAAATCATGAAGCTTTCAGGAGGAACAATTTCTTGTCAGATGgatttttctcaaaaaaaaaaaatgccacTCTGATGCATGACATTTGGAAACTAAAATTCATCCAAGATATAGTTCAAATGAGATTTTATAATGTAATGACAACCATACCACTTACTTTAAGAGATGGACCATTCTCTCCTGATACTTCTCCCAAAGGGCGTACGACAGGTAATTGAGATTCGTCTACAGTCTTCTGCCTGGCTGGTTGAAGCTGTTTTAGCTTTGTGTCTAAATCTGTAACCTTGCTGTTTCTTGATTCACCGTCTCGGAACCTGTTGTCAACAACCTCAATTTGTATAGGCTTTCTAGCAAAGCTGCCATGCCTTGCCAAATTTTGGGCATATCTTGGGCTTCTTCTTTCATCAACGTAAAATCTAACATTGTTATTGTCATCACTTCTTATATCAGGAGATCTTGCACTAGAACTTCTCTGAACTCTAGCTTCATAAGATGGACTTTTTGGCTCAATACGAAATAAATTAATCTTCTTACTTTGGTATGGTTCCTCCTTTCCTTCCTGTGCAAGTAAAGTAAACAAAATTTTTGACAAAAGGAGCACACAGCACAAGGAACTCATCTTTTCAGTTATGTCTTAGTTTTAACTAGTGATAATAAATCTAAGAACAATGTTAAACAATGAGAAAcaaaatttttagtaattttctACCGAAACAACAATGATCTTTAGATGAATAAAGTAGTATTCCCTACTTACTGATCTAAGGATTGAGACACATACCATACTGCATTGTTCTGGTAAACAGATTCTGACCAAAAAATCTATCTAGCTAGTATCTTTTTTCTATAATCCAAAAGATAACAAAAGAACCTACCACTAGATAACAAAAGAACTTACTTCTCTAATCCTCGGAAGATCCACATGATGTTCACCGGTAAATTTTCTTTCCACATACACATTCTTGATGAACTCGCGGAGTCTCTGCATGTTGCTGGATGCAAAGATGTGAATTAGAAGAGGTGATGAATGTACTAATTAGAATCTATAAAAACATCTCCAATGCTCAAACAAGATTACCTCCGGTAGGAGGATACCTGTGATTGCaactgaaaaatataaaaataagaaagaatctAAAGAAACCCGCGAGAGATGAGATGCAAAGTTACTTGGATTCAGGGTAAGAATGTCGTTGAGGGTCCCagcatttaaaataaatttcctTGGCTCTCTGTTCATGGATTGATGTCAGATTTGTTTTAATTACCAAATAAATAGATTTGTTTAGCATGATCAATTTGTTCATACCTCGTTACCACCTGCTTGAATAGCTTCAACTTCTTCTAAAGTAAATTTAGCCATGGATACTGATTTTACTCGATGTGTAAATTCTCGACTGTTTTATACATAGAAACATATGGTAAGTAAAGAAAAACATGTTATATATCTGCACTAAGttgatttcttttcttctttcccccCCTTTATGTGAGTTCGAAATCAATTAGACTCCAACTAATCTAGCTCGAGTCGAATTGGTTCAATATTGGAGTATTGTGCTTGCCATGATAGTTTTTTCCCATACACAAGATGCTAACTTAGATTACTCCCTGAGTTCCCTTTTATTTGTCACTATCCCAATTTTGTACTCAAATATGTTGATGGATGTACCAAAATGTTATAGTAACAGATAAAACGAAACATGTTAAAGAGACCAACTGTTGAACCACGTTTCTCTACTCAACTGATATGAAAATATAAACCTTGGACCATCTCAATATAGGAGTTGTTACGTAACATGATGAAACCACGTTGTTAAAGTAAAAGAGGATTATCCAAAACCCTAAAACTGATAACAATTTGAAATACAAAAGCAGctaaaagaaacataaaatagaTTAATCAATAGAAAGCACGGATTTTGTAATGCTTACTGTATTCCACTGCAATTTGTGCAGACAAATGTGCAGAAAGTTGTACACACATATTGTGGTCCCTGAATCATCATTAGAAAAATCATGTATAAACCATCTCtttctttttataaattcttttcttttttataggTTACAatactttcaagtttcaacattGATTAATTCAATAATTTCATAGCGTACCAAGAGGTTGCAATTGATGCATCTTC contains:
- the LOC112770501 gene encoding uncharacterized protein isoform X1; translated protein: MGNSKKDEAKIEKIIRGLLKLPENRRCINCNLLGPQYVCTTFCTFVCTNCSGIHREFTHRVKSVSMAKFTLEEVEAIQAGGNERAKEIYFKCWDPQRHSYPESNNMQRLREFIKNVYVERKFTGEHHVDLPRIREEGKEEPYQSKKINLFRIEPKSPSYEARVQRSSSARSPDIRSDDNNNVRFYVDERRSPRYAQNLARHGSFARKPIQIEVVDNRFRDGESRNSKVTDLDTKLKQLQPARQKTVDESQLPVVRPLGEVSGENGPSLKASNAASVPEMQSISQPIEENWAIFEDFPVANAAENKISNTNIFTSSVTMTTPQATHTNSLDFLLSELSGPLVATTGDMSTVSTFNNDLTIVPVENSSTHGDLQHLPPFPISEATASPTSSDAWSIIPIQANEMEQPSNALPSNDEINHREESNKVLDWQTSPSMQFSPAVSVGSSSTAQPTSTPITPIAPNDMQSDVLNSHDPSSAFTELSPQTNSKPTQETKSGVGLKPSTVENRSTGRMELPEDLFSSSYLSGPPTPLSGWQNDQPQHHGMGYGLQYYPNAPSPSAFPIAARSSSNPFAATEDKPLAHTLSLPNMSCTLPVSPGAGLMHASSYGSSGMVPQSTSFGSPLVHPQSASGFPNSAYFGQVNNMQPPRFERAASTSDDESVFGSLSTMKLSSGEYMTQTTPNPFSKKGRNPFGDI
- the LOC112770501 gene encoding uncharacterized protein isoform X2; translated protein: MGNSKKDEAKIEKIIRGLLKLPENRRCINCNLLGPQYVCTTFCTFVCTNCSGIHNMQRLREFIKNVYVERKFTGEHHVDLPRIREEGKEEPYQSKKINLFRIEPKSPSYEARVQRSSSARSPDIRSDDNNNVRFYVDERRSPRYAQNLARHGSFARKPIQIEVVDNRFRDGESRNSKVTDLDTKLKQLQPARQKTVDESQLPVVRPLGEVSGENGPSLKASNAASVPEMQSISQPIEENWAIFEDFPVANAAENKISNTNIFTSSVTMTTPQATHTNSLDFLLSELSGPLVATTGDMSTVSTFNNDLTIVPVENSSTHGDLQHLPPFPISEATASPTSSDAWSIIPIQANEMEQPSNALPSNDEINHREESNKVLDWQTSPSMQFSPAVSVGSSSTAQPTSTPITPIAPNDMQSDVLNSHDPSSAFTELSPQTNSKPTQETKSGVGLKPSTVENRSTGRMELPEDLFSSSYLSGPPTPLSGWQNDQPQHHGMGYGLQYYPNAPSPSAFPIAARSSSNPFAATEDKPLAHTLSLPNMSCTLPVSPGAGLMHASSYGSSGMVPQSTSFGSPLVHPQSASGFPNSAYFGQVNNMQPPRFERAASTSDDESVFGSLSTMKLSSGEYMTQTTPNPFSKKGRNPFGDI
- the LOC112770501 gene encoding uncharacterized protein isoform X4: MGNSKKDEAKIEKIIRGLLKLPENRRCINCNLLGPQYVCTTFCTFVCTNCSGIHREFTHRVKSVSMAKFTLEEVEAIQAGGNERAKEIYFKCWDPQRHSYPESNNMQRLREFIKNVYVERKFTGEHHVDLPRIREEGKEEPYQKNSSTHGDLQHLPPFPISEATASPTSSDAWSIIPIQANEMEQPSNALPSNDEINHREESNKVLDWQTSPSMQFSPAVSVGSSSTAQPTSTPITPIAPNDMQSDVLNSHDPSSAFTELSPQTNSKPTQETKSGVGLKPSTVENRSTGRMELPEDLFSSSYLSGPPTPLSGWQNDQPQHHGMGYGLQYYPNAPSPSAFPIAARSSSNPFAATEDKPLAHTLSLPNMSCTLPVSPGAGLMHASSYGSSGMVPQSTSFGSPLVHPQSASGFPNSAYFGQVNNMQPPRFERAASTSDDESVFGSLSTMKLSSGEYMTQTTPNPFSKKGRNPFGDI